The following are from one region of the Luteimonas sp. MC1572 genome:
- a CDS encoding TonB-dependent receptor, translating to MTRFRTSSSMSQRSLLAAALATALLLGAPAAFAQSTAATIRGQVMLDSAPAADAEVTATNLATGLRRTVRASAGRYSVAGLPPGAYRVDVTANGQTSSRDVTVLVGQTVTLDMGVGGMAETAPAGDATNLDTMTVTAPMLVETRTSEVATYVTQKQIQALPQGTRNFLAFADIVPGMQFTQGGDGSTRLRSGAQDASAINVFIDGVGQKNYVLPGGVSGQDSTRGNPFPQSAIGEYKVISSNYKAEYDQLSSAAITAVTRSGSNEFGGSFFWDRTSTDWRSATEGEEVSGDKAEFKEEQYGATFEGPIIRDRLQFFLAYEAKEYISPRTVVPGQGFNSRPGDLPAELQPLIGTFSAPFKQDMYFGKLTWTPGDAHLVELTGKFREETEFSNFDGTRTLMYGSRKDNDDTRVDLRYQFSGEGFLNDFHITYEDASWRPRAATIAPGYVLTLDDPGEVILEAGGGPDYQDKGQKGYSLQDDLTFSAFEWAGSHTVKMGVKYKDVDITALEQNPYNAQYYYDLDQDLAVPYQVRFGAPLGGVGTGSLTTSGKQFGIYLQDDWEVNDRLTLNLGLRWDYETNPAYTDYATPGDFVDALRAWDNINAAGSGIDIDDYISTGSERDDFKDAWQPRLGFSYDMSGDERHVLFGGAGRSYDRNLFTQLALESTKHSFPPYTYRFDTPGHACDQATPTCLPWDESFFDPAVLQALVGANPNLGAERYVLNNDIKTPYSDQFSLGMRNLYGAWITEVTLSHIKSNDGLVFHLGNRRPGGDFFAPGTTWGPPWDDAAFGVPGYGRLIIGTNGLETRANSLALKIDKPYTAASGWGVTVAYTFTDAEQNANTTSGGAFDYPDLSGFGWLATTGVPEHRMVATGIYDAPGGITLSAKLTLATPSPRQGTNCLAGWNDCIIDYYTPDGTLGFKQFDLAASRTWKAGDSFSFFVRGDLLNAFNWVNYDGRDDWFGAPGEPNPNLGRPTSQLLPTRTFKLSMGFNW from the coding sequence ATGACGCGATTCCGCACCAGTTCCAGCATGTCCCAGCGTTCGTTGCTGGCGGCCGCGCTTGCCACTGCACTGCTGCTTGGCGCCCCCGCGGCGTTCGCGCAGTCCACCGCGGCGACGATCCGCGGCCAGGTCATGCTCGATTCCGCACCCGCCGCGGACGCCGAGGTCACCGCCACCAACCTTGCCACGGGGCTGCGCCGCACGGTGCGCGCCAGCGCTGGCCGCTACAGCGTGGCCGGCCTGCCGCCGGGGGCCTATCGCGTCGACGTGACCGCCAACGGCCAGACCAGCAGCCGTGATGTGACGGTGCTGGTGGGCCAGACCGTCACGCTGGACATGGGCGTGGGCGGCATGGCGGAAACCGCACCGGCGGGTGATGCGACCAACCTGGACACGATGACCGTCACCGCACCGATGCTGGTGGAAACCCGGACCTCCGAGGTCGCCACCTATGTCACCCAGAAACAGATCCAGGCGTTGCCGCAGGGCACGCGCAACTTCCTCGCCTTCGCCGACATCGTCCCGGGCATGCAGTTCACGCAAGGAGGCGATGGTTCCACGCGCCTGCGCTCGGGAGCCCAGGACGCCAGCGCGATCAACGTGTTCATCGACGGCGTGGGACAGAAGAACTACGTGCTGCCCGGCGGCGTGAGCGGGCAGGACTCGACGCGCGGCAACCCGTTCCCGCAGTCGGCGATCGGCGAGTACAAGGTGATCTCGTCCAACTACAAGGCCGAATACGACCAGCTGAGCAGCGCGGCGATCACCGCGGTGACGCGCTCCGGCAGCAACGAGTTCGGCGGCAGCTTCTTCTGGGACCGGACCTCGACGGACTGGCGCTCCGCCACTGAGGGCGAAGAAGTGAGCGGCGACAAGGCCGAGTTCAAGGAGGAGCAGTACGGCGCGACGTTCGAGGGCCCGATCATCCGCGACCGCCTGCAGTTCTTCCTCGCCTACGAGGCAAAGGAATACATTTCGCCGCGAACGGTGGTTCCGGGACAGGGGTTCAACAGCAGGCCCGGTGACCTGCCCGCGGAGCTGCAGCCGCTCATCGGCACCTTCAGCGCACCGTTCAAGCAGGACATGTATTTCGGCAAGCTGACCTGGACCCCGGGAGACGCGCACCTGGTCGAACTGACCGGCAAGTTCCGCGAAGAGACGGAGTTCAGCAACTTCGACGGCACCCGCACGCTGATGTACGGCAGCCGCAAGGACAACGACGACACGCGCGTCGACCTGCGCTACCAGTTCAGTGGCGAGGGCTTCCTCAACGACTTCCACATCACCTACGAAGACGCGTCCTGGCGGCCGCGCGCCGCCACCATCGCGCCGGGCTACGTGCTCACGCTCGATGATCCGGGCGAGGTGATCCTGGAGGCGGGCGGCGGGCCCGACTACCAGGACAAGGGCCAGAAGGGCTATTCGCTGCAGGACGACCTGACGTTCAGCGCGTTCGAATGGGCCGGAAGCCATACCGTCAAGATGGGCGTGAAGTACAAGGACGTGGACATCACCGCCCTCGAGCAGAACCCGTACAACGCCCAGTACTACTACGACCTCGACCAGGACCTCGCGGTGCCCTACCAGGTGCGCTTCGGTGCGCCGCTGGGCGGGGTGGGCACGGGCAGCCTGACCACCTCGGGCAAGCAGTTCGGGATCTACCTGCAGGACGACTGGGAGGTCAACGACCGCCTGACGCTCAACCTCGGCCTGCGCTGGGACTACGAGACCAATCCCGCCTATACCGACTACGCGACGCCCGGCGACTTCGTGGACGCACTGCGCGCCTGGGACAACATCAACGCGGCGGGTTCCGGCATCGACATCGATGACTACATCAGCACGGGATCCGAGCGCGACGACTTCAAGGATGCCTGGCAGCCGCGGCTGGGCTTTTCATACGACATGAGCGGCGATGAGCGCCACGTGCTGTTCGGCGGCGCCGGGCGCTCGTACGATCGCAACCTGTTCACGCAGCTGGCGCTGGAGTCCACCAAGCACAGCTTCCCGCCGTATACCTACCGCTTCGATACGCCGGGCCATGCCTGCGACCAGGCGACGCCGACCTGCCTGCCGTGGGATGAAAGTTTCTTCGACCCTGCGGTGCTGCAGGCGCTGGTCGGCGCCAATCCGAACCTCGGCGCCGAGCGCTACGTCCTGAACAACGACATCAAGACGCCGTATTCGGACCAGTTCAGCCTGGGCATGCGCAACCTGTATGGCGCATGGATCACGGAGGTCACGCTGTCGCACATCAAGAGCAACGACGGACTGGTGTTCCACCTGGGCAACCGGCGGCCGGGTGGTGATTTCTTTGCGCCCGGCACGACGTGGGGGCCGCCGTGGGACGACGCGGCCTTCGGCGTTCCCGGCTACGGCCGCCTCATCATCGGCACCAACGGTCTGGAAACCCGCGCCAACAGCCTGGCGCTGAAGATCGACAAGCCCTACACGGCCGCTTCCGGCTGGGGCGTCACCGTTGCCTACACGTTCACCGATGCCGAGCAGAACGCCAATACCACCTCGGGTGGCGCGTTCGACTATCCGGACCTGTCGGGCTTCGGCTGGCTGGCCACCACCGGCGTACCGGAGCACCGCATGGTGGCCACCGGCATCTACGACGCACCGGGGGGCATCACGCTTTCAGCCAAGCTCACCCTCGCAACCCCAAGCCCGCGCCAGGGCACCAACTGCCTCGCCGGCTGGAACGATTGCATCATCGATTACTACACGCCTGATGGCACGCTGGGCTTCAAGCAGTTCGACCTGGCCGCGTCGCGTACGTGGAAGGCGGGGGACAGCTTCAGCTTCTTCGTGCGCGGCGACCTGCTGAACGCCTTCAACTGGGTCAACTACGACGGTCGCGATGACTGGTTCGGGGCGCCGGGCGAGCCCAACCCGAATCTCGGGCGCCCCACCAGCCAGCTGCTGCCGACGCGCACCTTCAAGCTGTCGATGGGGTTCAACTGGTGA
- a CDS encoding LacI family DNA-binding transcriptional regulator, producing the protein MDPMAVTIKDVAREAGVSVATVSRALNGQPNVTAPVRARVLQVANDLRYSPHHAARALSSRRSHTIGVVLPDLHGEFFSELIRGIGQAARAHGLHLLLSSDHGDAGGQGAALLAMRGRVDGVLVMAPTDGGTRFLADYLAPTLPAVLINTRDPEGVRPWVGVDNNGGARAMVSHLVDAGRRRIAFIAGPVENHDARERLRGYRDQLAASLPDAIPMVVEGDFDEASGARAAASLLAQDPRPDAVFAANDAMAIGCLRAFVDAGVEVPGEIALAGFDDIPLARHVHPALTTMRVDIAELGACALRVLLQARSGGDAGDAGVEDDVRPIMPQLVVRGSSVRADAGARPRT; encoded by the coding sequence CTGGATCCGATGGCCGTCACCATCAAGGATGTCGCCCGCGAGGCGGGGGTATCGGTCGCCACGGTGTCGCGGGCGCTCAACGGGCAGCCCAACGTCACCGCCCCGGTGCGCGCGCGCGTGCTGCAGGTCGCGAATGACCTCCGCTACAGCCCGCATCACGCGGCGCGCGCGCTCAGCAGCCGGCGCAGCCACACCATCGGCGTGGTGCTGCCGGACCTGCACGGCGAATTCTTCTCCGAACTGATCCGTGGCATCGGCCAGGCGGCACGAGCCCATGGCCTGCACCTGCTGCTGTCCAGCGACCATGGCGACGCGGGCGGGCAGGGTGCGGCCCTGCTGGCCATGCGCGGCCGGGTGGATGGCGTGCTGGTGATGGCGCCAACCGACGGCGGCACCCGGTTCCTCGCCGACTACCTGGCGCCGACGCTGCCCGCCGTGCTGATCAATACCCGCGATCCCGAGGGCGTACGGCCGTGGGTGGGCGTCGACAACAATGGCGGCGCGCGCGCCATGGTCAGCCACCTTGTGGACGCGGGTCGTCGGCGCATCGCGTTCATTGCAGGACCGGTGGAAAACCACGACGCGCGTGAGCGCCTGCGCGGCTACCGCGACCAGCTCGCGGCCAGCCTTCCCGATGCCATCCCGATGGTGGTGGAGGGCGACTTCGACGAAGCCTCCGGCGCGCGCGCGGCGGCCAGCCTGCTCGCGCAAGACCCGCGACCGGATGCCGTGTTCGCGGCCAACGACGCCATGGCCATCGGATGCCTGCGCGCCTTCGTCGATGCCGGCGTGGAGGTGCCGGGCGAGATCGCGCTGGCGGGATTCGACGACATCCCGCTGGCCCGCCACGTGCACCCCGCACTCACCACCATGCGGGTAGATATCGCCGAGCTTGGGGCGTGCGCACTGCGCGTACTGTTGCAGGCACGGTCGGGGGGCGATGCTGGAGATGCCGGCGTGGAGGACGATGTGCGGCCGATCATGCCGCAGCTCGTGGTCCGCGGGAGCAGCGTGCGTGCCGATGCCGGCGCACGCCCCCGGACCTGA
- a CDS encoding YciI family protein, with product MWYAIEGRDGPDVLAKRNAARADHLVRLEQLRDEGRLLLAGPCPAIDAEDPGPAGFSGSIVVARFASLDDARAWADADPYVAAGVYVSVEVRPFRKVLP from the coding sequence ATGTGGTACGCCATCGAAGGGCGCGACGGGCCCGATGTCCTCGCCAAGCGCAACGCCGCGCGCGCCGACCACCTGGTGCGCCTCGAGCAGCTGCGTGACGAAGGCCGGCTGCTGCTGGCAGGTCCGTGCCCGGCGATCGACGCCGAGGATCCGGGCCCGGCAGGGTTCAGCGGCAGCATCGTGGTCGCGCGTTTCGCATCGCTGGACGATGCGCGCGCCTGGGCGGATGCCGATCCCTACGTCGCGGCCGGCGTCTACGTCAGCGTCGAGGTCAGGCCGTTCCGCAAAGTCCTGCCTTGA
- a CDS encoding ScpA family protein, with protein MTRAATNAADVPDADVPAPRAGDGRPQQQEMPLAVVHGQAVLQIPQDLYIPPDALEVILEAFEGPLDLLLYLIRRQNLDILDIPVAEITRQYVTYIGVMQDLRFELAAEYLVMAAILAEIKSRMLLPRPPSEEGLEDDPRADLVRRLQEYERFKQAAEDIDTLPRIDRDTTVASAHVPERASVRLPPPVDLREMLVALHDVLKRAELFTGHAIRRDALSVRQRMGELLTRLEDGAFHRFEQLFEAREGRLGIIVTFLSILELAKERLLEIVQEAPLAPIYVKSLAIGRDEDAPLEFASEFDDDIGDTTTDDAAH; from the coding sequence ATGACCCGAGCCGCCACCAACGCAGCCGACGTGCCAGACGCCGACGTTCCCGCCCCGCGGGCCGGCGACGGGCGTCCGCAGCAGCAGGAGATGCCGCTGGCGGTGGTGCACGGCCAGGCGGTGCTGCAGATCCCGCAGGACCTGTACATCCCGCCGGACGCGCTCGAGGTCATCCTGGAGGCGTTCGAAGGACCGCTCGACCTGCTGCTGTACCTGATCCGCCGCCAGAACCTCGACATCCTCGACATCCCCGTGGCGGAGATCACCCGCCAGTACGTGACCTACATCGGAGTGATGCAGGACCTGCGTTTCGAACTGGCCGCCGAATACCTGGTGATGGCCGCGATCCTGGCCGAGATCAAGTCGCGGATGCTGCTGCCGCGGCCGCCGAGCGAGGAAGGTCTGGAGGACGATCCGCGCGCGGACCTGGTCCGCCGCCTGCAGGAGTACGAGCGCTTCAAGCAGGCCGCCGAGGACATCGACACCCTGCCCCGCATCGACCGCGACACCACCGTGGCCAGCGCGCACGTACCCGAGCGCGCCTCGGTACGCCTGCCGCCGCCCGTTGACCTGCGCGAGATGCTGGTGGCGCTGCACGACGTGCTCAAGCGTGCCGAGTTGTTCACCGGGCACGCCATCCGGCGCGACGCGCTCAGCGTCCGCCAGCGCATGGGCGAGCTGCTGACCCGTCTCGAGGACGGCGCCTTCCACCGCTTCGAACAGCTGTTCGAAGCGCGCGAAGGGCGGCTGGGCATCATCGTCACGTTCCTGTCGATCCTCGAGCTGGCCAAGGAACGCCTGCTCGAGATCGTGCAGGAGGCGCCCCTGGCGCCGATCTACGTCAAGTCGCTGGCCATCGGCCGCGACGAGGACGCGCCGCTGGAGTTCGCCAGCGAATTCGACGACGACATCGGCGATACCACCACCGACGACGCGGCGCACTGA
- a CDS encoding pseudouridine synthase yields MTEDKKGGRKLSLKRGTDANGVPEAATPRMEERLHKVLAQAGLGSRRALEQRIADGLVKVNGEVAQTGMSIRGGDRVELDGRSFVASALTEPARVLIYNKPEGEVTTREDPEGRPTIFDSLPTLKGARWIAIGRLDINTTGLLLLTTDGEIANAMMHPSFEVAREYVCRVRAPEGEESVDEKIIDRLRRGVALEDGPAKFDEIKRIGGTDSNEWFQVLLKEGRNREVRRLWESQGCQVSRLKRIRYGAVELPQPLLRGQSQELAADKVEALRRELKLDDGAPAALTLLPVIGQRRASKSTVHVGDRPRSAGYVGGHSTADEGRELRRFDNVREDRGRRGQHRPSGGLTVTGEAAARQSHNPLKQRRDQRALPEGNPAAFRSWYVPDGVETGPSGHRNAGPGAPKPYGARKAGPGGGQGRPGGGQGRPGGAGGGPGGGKPQRAARPYGHPGNAPSFPSDHAGGYAAQERPRGARPAGARPGGGRPGASAGPGRPGGRPGGNPGAGKPGGNRPGGSRPAGGNRGPRGPGGGGGGGGRRGA; encoded by the coding sequence ATGACTGAAGACAAGAAGGGCGGCCGCAAGCTGTCGCTCAAGCGCGGCACCGACGCCAACGGCGTCCCCGAGGCCGCCACCCCGCGCATGGAAGAACGCCTGCACAAGGTGCTCGCGCAGGCCGGGCTGGGTTCGCGGCGCGCGCTCGAGCAGCGCATCGCCGACGGCCTGGTGAAGGTGAACGGCGAAGTCGCGCAGACCGGCATGAGCATCCGCGGCGGCGACCGCGTCGAGCTCGACGGCCGCAGCTTCGTGGCCAGCGCGCTGACCGAACCCGCGCGCGTGCTGATCTACAACAAGCCCGAAGGCGAGGTCACCACGCGCGAGGATCCCGAAGGCCGCCCGACCATCTTCGACTCGCTGCCGACGCTCAAGGGCGCGCGCTGGATCGCCATCGGCCGCCTCGACATCAACACCACCGGCCTGCTGCTGCTGACCACCGACGGCGAGATCGCCAACGCGATGATGCATCCGTCGTTCGAGGTCGCGCGCGAGTACGTGTGCCGCGTGCGCGCACCCGAAGGCGAGGAGAGCGTGGACGAGAAGATCATCGACCGCCTGCGTCGCGGTGTCGCGCTCGAGGACGGTCCGGCGAAGTTCGACGAGATCAAGCGCATCGGCGGCACCGATTCCAACGAATGGTTCCAGGTGCTGCTGAAGGAAGGCCGCAACCGCGAGGTCCGCCGGCTGTGGGAGTCGCAGGGCTGCCAGGTCAGCCGCCTCAAGCGCATCCGCTACGGCGCGGTGGAGCTGCCGCAGCCGCTGCTGCGCGGGCAGTCGCAGGAGCTGGCGGCCGACAAGGTCGAGGCCCTGCGCCGCGAACTCAAGCTCGATGACGGCGCCCCCGCGGCGCTCACCCTGCTGCCGGTGATCGGCCAGCGCAGGGCGTCCAAGTCCACCGTGCACGTCGGCGACCGCCCGCGTTCCGCCGGCTACGTCGGCGGCCACAGCACCGCCGACGAAGGCCGCGAACTGCGTCGCTTCGACAACGTCCGCGAGGATCGCGGCCGTCGCGGCCAGCACCGCCCCTCCGGCGGCCTGACCGTCACCGGCGAGGCTGCGGCGCGCCAGTCGCACAATCCGCTCAAGCAGCGCCGCGACCAGCGCGCGCTGCCCGAAGGCAACCCCGCCGCGTTCCGCAGCTGGTACGTGCCCGACGGCGTCGAGACCGGCCCGAGCGGCCACCGCAACGCTGGACCGGGCGCGCCGAAGCCGTATGGCGCGCGCAAGGCCGGGCCGGGTGGCGGCCAGGGCCGCCCCGGCGGCGGTCAGGGGCGTCCCGGCGGTGCCGGCGGCGGCCCGGGTGGCGGCAAGCCCCAGCGTGCGGCGCGCCCGTACGGCCATCCCGGCAATGCGCCCTCGTTCCCCTCCGATCACGCCGGCGGGTATGCGGCGCAGGAACGTCCACGCGGCGCACGCCCGGCGGGCGCGCGTCCGGGTGGTGGGCGCCCGGGCGCCAGTGCCGGCCCCGGCCGTCCCGGCGGTCGTCCCGGTGGCAACCCCGGCGCAGGCAAGCCCGGCGGCAATCGCCCCGGTGGCAGTCGCCCGGCGGGTGGCAACCGCGGCCCGCGCGGTCCCGGTGGCGGCGGCGGCGGCGGCGGACGTCGCGGCGCCTGA
- a CDS encoding DUF3247 family protein, whose product MGQVAPRVLTRNEDIRAIEARSTLLPDEAIVAVTMRDGSLVQGTVAMRPIVQVFMDTDGHEGLNAVVRIDDAHDPTQSHYLWLDAISAIRQLGTA is encoded by the coding sequence ATGGGCCAGGTCGCCCCGAGGGTACTCACCCGTAACGAGGACATCCGTGCGATCGAGGCGCGCAGCACCCTGCTGCCCGACGAGGCGATCGTGGCAGTGACCATGCGCGACGGCAGCCTGGTGCAGGGCACCGTCGCCATGCGGCCGATCGTGCAGGTGTTCATGGACACGGACGGGCACGAAGGGCTGAACGCGGTGGTCCGCATCGACGACGCGCACGATCCAACGCAGAGCCACTACCTGTGGCTGGACGCCATCAGCGCGATCCGCCAGCTCGGCACCGCCTAG
- a CDS encoding amidohydrolase, with protein MDNLRISLVQGDTLWHDPAGNRDYYGELIAPLRGTTDLVLLPETFTSGFSNDAIDQAEGMDGPTVAWMRQHAKAIGAVVTGSVQLREGDQVFNRLLWVDPRGDVLHYDKRHLFRYAGEHKRYAAGHARLVVELKGWRINPLVCYDLRFPVFARNRQDVDGRPDFDLQFYIANWPAARAHAWKTLLRARAIENLCYVAGLNRVGRDGNGLAYDGDSAVIDFMGTALSECTDEEVVVTTTLLADELAAHRARFPALLDGDAFSLDGI; from the coding sequence ATGGACAATCTGCGCATCTCCCTGGTGCAGGGCGACACGCTCTGGCACGACCCCGCCGGCAACCGCGACTACTACGGTGAGCTGATCGCGCCGCTGCGCGGCACCACCGACCTGGTGCTGCTGCCGGAAACCTTCACCAGCGGCTTCAGCAACGATGCCATCGACCAGGCCGAAGGCATGGACGGGCCGACTGTCGCGTGGATGCGCCAGCACGCCAAGGCGATCGGCGCGGTCGTGACCGGCAGCGTGCAGCTGCGCGAAGGCGACCAGGTGTTCAACCGCCTGCTCTGGGTCGACCCGCGTGGCGACGTGCTGCATTACGACAAGCGCCACCTGTTCCGCTATGCCGGCGAGCACAAGCGCTACGCCGCGGGCCACGCGCGGCTGGTTGTCGAACTGAAAGGCTGGCGGATCAATCCGCTGGTCTGCTACGACCTGCGTTTCCCGGTGTTCGCGCGCAACCGCCAGGACGTGGACGGGCGCCCGGATTTCGACCTGCAGTTCTACATCGCCAACTGGCCGGCGGCGCGCGCCCACGCGTGGAAAACGCTGCTCCGCGCGCGCGCCATCGAGAACCTGTGCTACGTGGCCGGCCTGAACCGCGTCGGCCGCGACGGCAACGGGCTGGCATATGACGGCGACAGCGCGGTGATCGACTTCATGGGCACGGCGCTGAGCGAATGCACCGACGAGGAGGTGGTGGTCACCACGACCTTGCTGGCCGACGAGCTCGCAGCCCATCGCGCGCGGTTCCCTGCGCTGCTCGACGGCGACGCCTTCAGCCTCGACGGGATCTGA
- a CDS encoding pyridoxal phosphate-dependent aminotransferase — translation MPGTKLPKVGTTIFSVMSQLAAEHGAVNLGQGFPDFDVPMRLVDALDRAMRAGHNQYAPMTGIPALREAIADKTAALYGHRPDPDTEVTVTSGATEAIFNAIHAVVRAGDEVVVLDPAYDCYEPAIDLAGARTVHVPLDPATFAPDWQRVRDAIGPRTRMLIINSPHNPSGAMLSEADMDEVAAIVAGTGIWLLSDEVYEHIVFDGARHESALRHPALRERTFVVSSFGKTYHCTGWKVGYCIAPPGLSVEFRKVHQYNVFCTFAPAQHAFAEMLREEPEHHLGLGAFYEAKRDAFRARLLETRLLPLPVPGGYFQLVDYSGVSDLDDAAFCRWLTVEHGVAAIPLSPFYETPPAGQRLARLCFAKNEATLDAAIERLRLL, via the coding sequence ATGCCCGGCACCAAACTGCCCAAGGTCGGCACCACCATCTTCAGCGTGATGTCGCAGCTCGCGGCCGAGCACGGCGCGGTCAACCTGGGCCAGGGGTTCCCGGATTTCGACGTGCCCATGCGACTGGTCGATGCACTGGACCGCGCGATGCGTGCGGGCCACAACCAGTACGCGCCGATGACCGGCATCCCGGCGCTGCGCGAGGCGATCGCCGACAAGACCGCCGCGCTGTACGGGCATCGCCCGGATCCGGACACCGAGGTCACGGTCACCAGCGGTGCCACCGAAGCGATCTTCAACGCCATCCACGCCGTGGTCCGCGCCGGCGACGAGGTGGTGGTGCTGGATCCGGCCTACGACTGCTACGAGCCGGCGATCGACCTGGCCGGGGCGCGCACGGTGCACGTGCCGCTCGACCCGGCGACGTTCGCGCCCGACTGGCAGCGCGTGCGCGACGCCATCGGCCCGCGCACGCGCATGCTGATCATCAATTCGCCGCACAACCCCTCGGGCGCGATGCTGTCGGAGGCCGACATGGACGAGGTGGCCGCGATCGTCGCCGGGACCGGCATCTGGCTGCTGTCCGACGAGGTCTACGAGCACATCGTCTTCGATGGCGCGCGCCATGAATCGGCGCTGCGCCATCCGGCGCTGCGCGAGCGTACGTTCGTGGTCTCGAGCTTCGGCAAGACCTACCACTGCACCGGCTGGAAGGTCGGCTACTGCATCGCGCCGCCCGGGTTGTCCGTCGAGTTCCGCAAGGTCCACCAGTACAACGTGTTCTGCACGTTCGCGCCGGCGCAGCACGCCTTCGCGGAGATGCTGCGCGAGGAGCCGGAGCACCATCTCGGCCTTGGCGCGTTCTACGAAGCCAAGCGCGACGCCTTCCGCGCCCGGTTGCTTGAAACGCGGCTGCTGCCGCTGCCGGTGCCGGGCGGCTACTTCCAGCTGGTCGACTATTCCGGCGTCAGCGACCTCGACGATGCCGCGTTCTGCCGCTGGCTGACCGTGGAGCATGGCGTCGCGGCCATTCCGCTGTCGCCGTTCTACGAGACGCCGCCGGCCGGCCAGCGCCTGGCACGGCTGTGTTTCGCCAAGAACGAGGCCACGCTGGACGCCGCGATCGAGCGGCTGCGGCTGCTCTGA
- a CDS encoding DUF3293 domain-containing protein, whose amino-acid sequence MDAQALARLAHAYLDAEYRWGLDGDWHDVRIGLPMPALDLAYPAAASFGLLSAWDPDSVPREEAVNREQDAVLQDTLLAGGTPHLPAFASAVNRSWREPGWLVMDMAVNEFDALARRFEQLGTLWWPRGGVVRLRMYAARPVGFERDEAVDWLE is encoded by the coding sequence ATGGATGCCCAAGCACTGGCGCGGCTGGCACATGCCTACCTCGATGCCGAGTACCGCTGGGGGCTGGACGGCGACTGGCACGACGTGCGCATCGGCCTGCCGATGCCGGCGCTCGATCTGGCCTACCCGGCGGCCGCGAGCTTCGGACTCCTGTCGGCCTGGGATCCGGACTCCGTGCCGCGCGAGGAAGCCGTCAACCGCGAACAGGATGCCGTCCTGCAGGACACGCTGCTGGCCGGCGGCACGCCGCACCTGCCCGCCTTCGCGTCCGCGGTCAACCGCAGCTGGCGTGAGCCGGGGTGGCTGGTGATGGACATGGCCGTCAACGAGTTCGATGCGCTCGCACGGCGTTTCGAGCAGCTCGGCACGCTGTGGTGGCCGCGCGGCGGCGTGGTGCGCCTGCGCATGTACGCGGCCCGGCCGGTGGGCTTCGAGCGCGATGAAGCGGTCGACTGGCTAGAATGA